The proteins below come from a single Miscanthus floridulus cultivar M001 chromosome 1, ASM1932011v1, whole genome shotgun sequence genomic window:
- the LOC136506638 gene encoding uncharacterized protein yields MALLRAALAQPFSPRPALPVRHPPTSLTGSELSLDFSLPPHPGVGAPRRAYPRIEATARRGARTESAKLRNRRLQKKFNGTATKPRLSVFCSNRQLYAVLADDHNKKILFYGSTLQKSICGDPPCGTVEAARRVGEELVRACNELGISEVSYDRNGFARGDKMMAFEVPVSQHGFLPR; encoded by the exons ATGGCACTGCTACGCGCCGCGCTAGCCCAGCCGTTCTCGCCGCGCCCCGCGCTCCCGGTCCGCCACCCTCCGACCTCGCTGACAGGATCCGAGCTTAGCCTTGACTTCTCGCTGCCGCCACATCCAG GCGTCGGCGCGCCCCGGCGCGCGTACCCCAGGATCGAGGCGACGGCGAGGCGCGGCGCGCGCACAGAGAGCGCCAAGCTCAGGAACCGTCGGCTGCAGAAGAAG TTCAACGGCACGGCGACGAAGCCCAGGCTCTCGGTGTTCTGCTCCAACCGGCAGCTCTACGCCGTGCTCGCCGACGACCACAACAAGAAGATCCTCTTCTACGGCAGCACGCTGCAGAAGTCCATCTGCGGCGACCCGCCCTGCGGCACCGTG GAGGCAGCCCGGAGGGTCGGGGAGGAGCTCGTCAGGGCGTGCAACGAGCTGGGCATCTCCGAGGTCTCCTACGACCGCAACGGCTTTGCTCGAGGCGACAAGATGATGGCGTTCGAGGTTCCGGTCTCACAGCACGGATTCCTGCCAAGATAG
- the LOC136506626 gene encoding pectinesterase 31-like gives MGDRGVLLVVSPEVAIFGYDGVVSFASVQDAVDAVPLNNQVCTIIRIGPGVHRQLVHIPKTKNFVTLCGSPIKDTVICWDNTTTRIKHTQSSQEIGTGTLNSATIIVEGDDFIAENVIFKNSAPQMSGQAAAVRVMANRCAFYGCRFLGWQETLHLHGGKQLLKNCYIEGNYDFIFGDSTALLEHCHIHCKAAGYITAHGRKSSSEATGFVFFKCVITGNGEAAYMYLGRPWEAFGRVVFAETFMDHCIEPVGWHNWDKPENEQTACFYEYRCSGPGSSISEWVPWCKELFGDEAIPFLIQTFIDPDIENPWLVHSLGTQVPVSASSP, from the exons ATGGGGGATAGGGGGGTTCTACTTGTTGTGTCTCCTGAGGTAGCAATCTTTGGTTACGATGGAGTTGTCTCATTTGCAAGTGTTCAGGATGCCGTGGATGCTGTTCCACTGAACAACCAAGTGTGCACCATCATCAGGATTGGTCCTGGTGTGCATCGGCAGCTAGTGCACATTCCCAAGACCAAGAACTTCGTCACCTTGTGTGGATCCCCAATAAAGGACACAGTGATCTGTTGGGACAACACGACTACTCGCATCAAGCATACTCAG TCATCACAAGAGATTGGCACAGGAACACTAAACAGTGCAACAATTATTGTGGAGGGGGATGATTTCATTGCAGAGAATGTTATTTTTAAGAACTCAGCTCCCCAG ATGTCTGGGCAAGCAGCAGCAGTCCGTGTGATGGCCAACAGGTGTGCCTTCTATGGTTGCAGATTTCTCGGGTGGCAG GAAACTTTACATTTGCATGGTGGAAAGCAGCTCTTGAAAAACTGTTACATTGAAGGTAATTACGATTTTATCTTTGGAGATTCTACTGCCCTTCTGGAGCATTGCCATATCCACTGCAAAGCAGCAGGATATATTACTGCTCATGGCCGCAAATCCTCTTCAGAAGCAACTGGATTTGTATTCTTCAA GTGTGTTATTACTGGTAATGGAGAAGCTGCATACATGTACCTAGGTCGGCCCTGGGAGGCCTTCGGGAGGGTTGTTTTTGCAGAAACTTTTATGGATCACTGCATAGAGCCTGTTGGGTGGCATAATTGGGACAAACCTGAGAATGAGCAAACTGCCTGCTTCTACGAGTACAG GTGCTCCGGTCCAGGATCCAGCATATCGGAATGGGTACCTTGGTGCAAAGAATTGTTCGGTGATGAAGCTATACCGTTCCTTATACAAACTTTCATCGATCCAGATATCGAGAATCCATGGTTGGTCCACAGTTTGGGAACTCAAGTCCCAGTTTCAGCGTCTTCACCGTAG
- the LOC136506615 gene encoding pentatricopeptide repeat-containing protein At5g15300-like, whose translation MPSISPADLLACSGRCSTKRDLRLLHAALLRRRHILPTVDAVAVLAKLLRFAAVSPAGDLRHASVLLSLHLPFISAAASHLAFFYNTLIRGLAVSSLPSAGIELFTAMRRAGAAPDAFTFTFVLKSCSRCHSPGRLPSDLHAQAFKHGCLGARSEHAHVQNALLHAYASRSAVDDARRVFDEMPARDVVSFSGLLTVHLRTNHLDSARMVFDQMPHRDVVSWTAMISAYARASRPQDALALFDAMPVQPDEVTMVSVVSACTALGDLATGERLCHYVDSNGFGWMVSLHNALMDMYAKCGCLPEARALFDGMAIRSLASWNTLISAYASHGDEESTIALFHQMLAHDNSVKPDGVTLLAVLTMYAHKGCVEEGRTVFDAMQRGDYGKVELTMEHYGCMVDLLSRAGQLEEAYKMIEQMSIPSNDVVWGVLLGACRMHSNIDMAEKAVQKLRILNPHEGGYYILLIDMYTAAGRTAEAMEVRRTMNKAGAKKTTGWSCPTTVCLPQQ comes from the coding sequence ATGCCGTCGATCTCACCGGCAGATTTACTTGCCTGCTCAGGTCGGTGCTCCACGAAGCGCGACCTCCGGCTCCTCCATGCCGCTCTCCTCCGTCGCCGCCACATACTTCCGACGGTCGATGCCGTCGCGGTGCTCGCCAAGCTCCTCCGCTTCGCCGCGGTGTCTCCCGCCGGCGACCTCCGCCACGCCTCCGTGCTCCTCTCTCTCCACCTCCCGTTCATCTCCGCCGCCGCTTCCCACCTCGCCTTTTTCTACAACACCCTCATTCGCGGCCTCGCTGTCTCCTCATTGCCCAGCGCTGGCATCGAGCTCTTCACCGCGATGCGCCGCGCGGGCGCCGCTCCCGACGCCTTCACCTTCACCTTCGTCCTCAAGTCTTGCTCCCGCTGCCATTCGCCTGGTCGGTTGCCTTCTGACCTCCACGCTCAGGCGTTCAAGCACGGTTGCCTCGGCGCGCGGAGCGAGCACGCTCATGTTCAGAATGCTTTGCTGCACGCGTACGCGTCTCGGTCCGCCGTCGACGACGCCCGCAGGGTGTTCGACGAAATGCCCGCCCGGGATGTAGTCTCCTTCTCGGGGCTACTTACGGTACACCTCAGAACCAACCATCTGGACTCCGCGCGCATGGTGTTCGACCAGATGCCACACCGTGATGTTGTTTCCTGGACTGCCATGATCTCTGCCTATGCCAGGGCTTCGCGTCCACAGGACGCCCTGGCATTGTTTGATGCAATGCCAGTGCAACCAGACGAGGTGACCATGGTAAGTGTGGTGTCGGCATGCACTGCACTTGGGGACCTTGCGACTGGGGAGCGTCTGTGTCATTATGTTGATTCCAATGGTTTTGGGTGGATGGTTTCACTCCACAATGCACTCATGGACATGTATGCTAAGTGTGGGTGCCTACCTGAAGCACGTGCTTTGTTTGATGGGATGGCAATAAGGAGCTTGGCATCTTGGAATACACTTATCTCAGCATATGCATCACATGGTGATGAGGAAAGCACAATTGCTTTGTTTCATCAAATGCTGGCTCATGACAATTCTGTGAAGCCTGATGGGGTGACGCTGCTTGCAGTGCTCACCATGTATGCACACAAGGGCTGTGTTGAGGAGGGGCGCACTGTGTTTGATGCGATGCAAAGAGGAGATTATGGCAAAGTGGAGCTGACCATGGAGCACTATGGGTGCATGGTGGACTTGCTTAGTCGGGCAGGACAACTTGAGGAAGCTTACAAGATGATAGAGCAAATGTCGATTCCAAGCAATGATGTGGTCTGGGGTGTGTTACTTGGTGCATGCCGTATGCACAGCAATATTGACATGGCAGAGAAGGCAGTCCAAAAACTAAGGATCCTAAACCCACATGAGGGTGGTTACTACATTTTGCTCATAGATATGTACACAGCCGCTGGCCGAACAGCAGAAGCCATGGAGGTTAGACGGACCATGAATAAGGCCGGAGCCAAGAAAACTACTGGCTGGAGCTGCCCGACTACCGTCTGTCTTCCTCAACAGTAA